DNA from Cupriavidus necator N-1:
TGGACGGAAAGCACGTACCCTTCCGGAATGAGGTCAGATGGCGCCTTCCGTGCGCAGCCGCGACACGTCGTCGCCGGTGTAGCCGAGCTCGCGCAGGATGTGCTCGCTGTGCTCACCCAGCGCCGGGATGGCGTCCATGCGCGGCTCGAACGCATTCGGCATGCCGGGCGGCAGCAATGCCGGGATCACGCCCACGGGAGAGCGGACCGATGTCCAGCGCTCGCGTGCCTTGAGTTGCGGGTGGTTCCAGACCTCGCGCATATCGTTCATGCGGGCGTTGGCGATCTGGGCACGCTCCAGCCGCTCGACCACATGGTCGATGTCCAGCGCGGCGAAGGCGTCGGTGATGATCTGCGTCAACTCGACGCGGCTCCTGGCGCGCAGGGAGTTGGTGACGAAGCGCTCGTCGCTCGTCAGCTCCGGCCGTTCCAGCACCACCCGGCAGAAGGCCTCCCACTCGCGCTCATTCTGCAGGCCGAGAATGATGGTCTTGCCATCGCCTGCCGTGAACGGGCCATAGGGGAAGATGGTCGCGTGCGAGGCGCCCGCGCGCGGCGGCGGCGTGGCGCCGTCGAAGGCGTAGTAGAGCGGATAGCTCATCCACTCGACCATGCTTTCCAGCATCGAGACATCGATATGGGCACCCTTGCCCGTCTTGCCGCGCTGCAGCAGCGCCGCCAGGATATTGGTGTAGGCGTACATGCCGGCTGCGATATCCGCGATCGAGCAGCCTGCCTTGGATGGGCTTTCCGGGGTGCCCGTGATCGAGACGAAGCCGGACTCCGCCTGGATCAGCAGGTCGTAGGCCTTCTTGTCCCGATACGGGCCGTCGTTGCCATAGCCAGAGATGTCGCAGACAACGATGCCGGGATAGCGCTGGGACAGCGCTTCATATGACAGCCCAAGCCGGTCGGCGGCGCCCGGCGCCAGGTTCTGCACCAGCACGTCCGCCTTGTCCAGGATCTTCTGCAGGATGGCGGGGGCCTCTTGGTGCTTCAGGTCCAGCGCCAGGCTTTCCTTCGAACGGTTGGTCCAGGCAAAGTGCGAGGACATGCCGTCCACTCTTTCGTCATAGCCGCGGGCAAAGTCGCCGACCTTGGGCCGCTCGATCTTGATCACGCGCGCGCCCAGGTCCGCGAGCTGGCGGGTGCAGAATGGCGCAGCGATTGCATGCTCCAGGGAAACCACGGTAATGCCATCGAGGGGACGCATAGCAGCCTTTTCGGGGGGGGAGGATTGCGTTCGAACTGCCTTGGCGGCAACGAACGACTGAGATTCAGTTGGCGATGCAATTCGCCTCTGAGCAAGTCTCGCAGCGACGCAGGCTTGGGTAAATCTCGTTTTCTCGAAGCAGCCGTTCGTCTGCGCCGAAAACACCGAAGACCTGCCGGTTTGCGACATATTTGACGCCTTGGTAAAGTTCAGGAGAAGGAGCACATATGCATTTCGACTTTGCCGACCTGAGGCTGTTTGCACGCATCGCCGAGGAGGAAAACCTGTCGCGCGGGGCGCGCAAGGCATTTCTGTCGCCCGCCGCAGCCAGCGCGCGGCTCAAGGCGCTGGAGGACCAGCTAGGCACCCGCCTCTTCTATCGCGAGAGCAAGGGCCTGGCCCTGACCCCGGCCGGCGAGCGCCTGCTGCGGCATACCCGGGTGATCGAGCGCCAGTTCGAGCATGTCAAAAGCGAGTTCGAGGAATACGCCAAGGACTCGGTCGGTCATATCCGCATCTTTGCGAACACCACCGCCGTGACGGAGTTCATGCCAGAGGTGCTGGCGCGCTTTATGTCAGAGCGCCCCGCCGTCACCGTCGACCTGCAGGAACGCCTGACGCGGGACATCATCCGCGGCGTGCTGGACGGCAGCGCGGACCTTGGCATCATCTCCGGACCGCTGAACTCGGAAGGGCTGGAGGTCATCCATTTCAGTACGGACAAGCTGGTTCTGGCCACACCGGTCGGCCATCCGCTGACGCAGAAGCCGAACCTCGCTTTTGAAGACACGCTCGACTATGAGCATGTCAGCCTGCATGAAGGCAGCACCCTGCACGCCTTTCTTACCGAGCTGGTCCGCGACCAGCGGCGCAAGCTGCAGATCCGCATCCAGATCCGCAGCTTTGAAGCCATGTGCCGGATGATCGAGGCTGGCGTCGGCATTGGCGTGGTGCCGTTATCGGCCGCGTTGCGCCACCGGCAGACGATGAAGATCGAGATCATCGAGTTGCACGAACCGTGGGCGCTGCGGGAGCGTGCGGTGATCGTGCGGGAACTGGAAGGCCTGCCCGGCTGCGCGAAGGCGCTGATCGACGAACTGATCGAGGTGGCACAGGCAGCGGGCGGGAGCCCTGAGAACGCACTGTCATAACGCGTTTCACCACCCCTCTCCCATAAATGGGAGAGGGGTGAAAACAAGCGGCCCCCGCCACAGGCTTCGGTAAAACACAATCAGCGGATCATGAACGGATTACCCGTAGCCGCTCCCGTATTGATCCACACACTCTTGGTCTGCAGGTACGACTCGATGGCAGCGATGCCGTTTTCACGGCCGAGGCCCGAGTCCTTGTACCCGCCGAACGGCGACATAAAGCTGACCGCGCGATAGGTATTGACCCAGACCGTGCCCGCCTGGATCTTCTCCGACATGCGGAAGGCACGACCGATGTCGGATGTCCAGACCCCCGCTCCAAGCCCATAACAACTGTCATTGGCAATCGCGATGGCGTCGGCTTCGTCCCTGAACTTCAGGATGGACAGCACCGGCCCGAACACCTCCTCCTGCGCGATGCGCATCTTCGGCGAGACCCTGGCAAAGATGGTCGGCTCGACAAACCATCCGTCGCCGCAGGACGCCGGCTTGCCGCCGAGCAGCAGCTCCGCCCCTTCGTCCTGCGCGATCTGGATATACGACAGCACCTTTTCGTATTGCGCGGGCGTGGTGATGGGCCCCACCTGCGTGGAGGCATTCATCGGGTTGCCGAGCTTTGCCGTGCTGGCCAGCGCCAGCAGCTTCTCGACAAAGATATCGTGAATGTCTTCCTGCAGCAGCAGCCGCGAACCGGCGATACAGGTCTGGCCGCTGGCGGCGAAGATGCCGGAGACGGCGCCGTTGACGGCGTCATCCAGGTTGGCATCGTTGAAGACGATGTTCGGCGACTTGCCGCCGAGCTCCAGGCTCACGTGCTTGAACTGCGCCGCACACTGCTGGTTGATCACGCGTCCGGTGGCGTCCGATCCGGTGAAGGTCACCTTCTTGACCAGCGGATGCGTCACCAGCGGCGAGCCCACCTCGACGCCAAACCCGGTCACGACGTTGAAGACGCCCGCGGGAAAGCCGGCTTCCTCGAACAGCAGCGCAAGCTCGAGCGCAGACACCGAAGTGAACTCCGACGGCTTCACCACCACGGTACATCCCGCCGCGAGAGCCGGCGCGATCTTCCACGCCAGCAGCATCAGCGGTGAGTTCCACGGCGTGATGGCCGCCACCACGCCCAGCGGCTCGCGCCGGGTGTAGTTGAAATAGCCCTTCTTGTCGAGCGGAATGACCGTGCCTTCGATCTTGTCGGCCAGCCCGCCGAAGTAATAGAACCACTGCGGCAGGTACTTGAGCTGGGCGCCCATCTCCGCCAGCAGCTTGCCGTTGTCCTGCACTTCGAACTCGGCCAGCCGCTCCGCGTCCCGGGCGATCAGGTCGCCGAGCTTGCGCAGCAAGGCGCCACGCTGCGTCGCCGTCATCTCCGACCACGGCCCCGAGCGGAACGCCTGATCGGCCGCCTGCACGGCGCGATCGATATCTGCTGCGGTGCCGCGGGCCACTTCGGCCCAGGTCTTGCCGGTAAAGGGATTCTGGGTTTCAAACCAGCGACCGTCGCTCGCATTGACGAAGGTGCCGTCGATGAACATTTGATACTGCTTCATGGCGCGATGCTGTCCGTGTTGGTGTTGGCAGATCAGAACGGTGCGAAGCCGAGATGCTCGCGGAAGCGGTTCTTGACAAAGGTGCCATCGCGCGGAGGCAAGGCCCGTTGCGGCTCGTCGGTCGAGATATAGACCTGCGCCACGGTCATGCCCTCGGCCTTCCTGATGGCTTGCGCCAAATTGCCCAGCTCCTCGATATCGGAAATCTCGAGCGTCGTCGGCACGCCGACCGCCTTCGCCACCTGGGCCAGGTTGGTACCCAGGCTGGTGTGGCTTTGCTGCATGCCAGTCTCACCGAAGTGGCCGTTGTCGAGAATCACGATGTTCAGGTTTTTCTGCTGTTGCGCCGCCGCCGTTGCCAGGCTGCCGATGCCCATCAGCTGCTCGCCGTCGCCGGTGATGGCGATCACGGTCTTCTCGGGTTGTGCGATGGCAAGCCCGAGAGCCAGCGAGGTGGAACCGCCCATCGCGCCCCACAGGTAGAAGTTGCCGGGACGGTCGCCAGCGGCGAACACGTCGTACGAAGGCGAACCGAGGCCCGAGACTACGAGCGCGTCAGGAAATTGCTTCAGCAGTTCGGCAACGAACTTGCGGCGGTCGATGCCAGGCTTGGAGGTAGAGGTAGTCATAGGATCAGCGCATCCACTTTTTGCGGCCGATAAGGCTCTGGGACAGGAGAACGGCAACGCGGTTGCCAGCGTCGAAGGCGGAAACCAGGCCGGCGTCGACCAGCTCGGCGGCCTCTTCCGGCGAATTCACGCGATAGACCGTGATGCCCATCAGCTCCAGCGCGCGCTGGGTGGCCAGGCCCATGGGGTTCTGCCAGGGATTGAACTCGGCGTACTCGCCGCGCATGGTCACCAGGGTGAAGAACGGGAACTTGCAGCTCTCCAGCAGCGAGAACATGTTCACGCAGTTGCCGACGCCGCTGCTCTGCATCAGCAGCACGGCGCGTTCCCCGCCCAGCCAGGCGCCGCTGACGACGCCCACGCCTTCCTCTTCCGTGGTCAGCACCACGTCGCGGATTTCGGGGTCGGCCTTGGCGCGTCGGATGACATGCGAGTGGCCGGCGTCGGGCACGTAGGCCACCTGGCGGACGCCGTTCTGTTTAAGGACCTGGAAGATGTCCTCTTGCCAGGCAAGAGGCTCTGAGTTGTTTGTCGTCATAGTGCGCAAGTTAAGAAAGGGGAAAGCGGAGGGACAACGTTTGCTATCATAGAGTTGACTAGCTGGAAGTATGAAATACAATTAATTGATGCCTGCGATCACGAAGTTGAATGCCGGCCAAGGGCCTTTACAGATATGGACATCAAGCAGCTTCGCGCCCTGTTAGCCATCGCCGAGACCGGCAGCGCCACCAAGGCGGCCGAGCTCCTGCGCATCGTGCAGCCGGCGGTTTCCCGGCACGTGCGCCTGCTCGAGGAGGAACTTGGCGTCGAGCTGTTCGAGCGCGAGCGCCATGGCATGGTCCTGACCGACGCCGGCCGCACGCTGGTCGAATACGGCCGCAGGGCGCTGCAGGAACTCGATCGGGCCAAGGCGGAGATCACGCCGGCGTCTGGCGCGATTTCAGGCACTGCGGTCATTGGACTACTCCCAAGCACTTGCGAATTGCTGGCAGCGGAGCTGGTTGCCACGGTGAAGGCCAGGCATCCGCAACTGGTGGTACGCATCAACGTCGGCTACGCGGGAAACCTGCTGCAGTGGCTCGAGGCCGGCGACGTGGAGGTCGCCTTGCTCTACGACACCAAGAGTTCTCCCGGCCTGCACGTCGAAGCACTGCTCGATGAACAGCTCTACCTGGTGGGACCCGCTGGCACCCTTGCGCCAGGCGAGGAACAAACCGTCGAGAGCTTCCGCGACCTGCCGCTGATCCTGCCTAACGCCCCGCACGGGTTACGCAGCGTGGTCGAGCATGCCTGCGCGGTCGCCGGCATCACCCCGGTGGTAGCGGTCGAGACCAACTCGCTGGTGGTTCAGAAAAACCTGGTCGGCAAGGGATTCGGCCACACCGTCCTGCCGAGCTCCGCGATTTCCGAGGAGATGGAGACTGGCGCGCTGGCGGGCGCGCCCATCGTGTCGCCCAACCTGTCGCGCCGCATCGTGCTGGCGCACGCGGCCACCCGCAGGCTGACACCCGCAGCCAGCTTCGTCCGCGCCGAGCTGGTGGCATTGATGAAGCGGCTGGTGCTCGACGGCGCATGGCCCGGTGCATCCTGGATCAGCGCCTGATACGGTGCCAGCGGCAGTTCAGTCCAGTTCGATGTTGGCGGCCTTGATGACCTCGGCCCACCGGCGCGTCTCAGCCTGGACAAACCTGGCCGCCTTGTCCGGGGTGGAATCGACGATGGGCTGCACGCCGATCTTTTCCATGCGCTGACGCACCTCAGAGTCCTTGACCGCCGTCTGCAAGGCAGCGCTCAGCTTTTCAATGACCGGGGCCGGCGTGCCCTTTGGCACCATCACCATGTTCCACAGCGACGTTTCATAGTTCGCGTAGCCCGCTTCCTTCATCGTCGGCACGTCCGGCAGCACGCTGGAACGCGTGGCAGTCGTGACCGCAAGCGCCTTCAGGCGACCGGACTGGATCATGGGCGCAGCCGTCGACACTGCATCGGTAATGAACTGGACGTCGCCGGAAATCACGGACTGGATCGCCTGGCTGGCGCCACGGAACGGAACATGGGTGAGCTTCAGGTGCTCCTGGAACTGCAGCAACTCGACCGCCATATGGACGGCGCTACCCTTCCCTGCGGAACCGTAGCTGTACTTGCCAGGATTCTTCTTGATGTCCTCGACCAGTTCCCTGGCCGTGTTCGCCTTCACCGAAGGATTGACCGCCAGCACCATCGGCACCCCCGCGACCACAGATACCGGCACCAGCGCATTGACGGGGTCATACGGCAGCTTCTTGTAAAGCGTGGCGTTGATGGCGTGGGAACTGGTGCCGAACAACAGCGTGTAGCCGTCCGCCGGGCTCTTGGCGACTACGTCGGTCGCAATGGTGCCGCCGGCACCCGCCTTGTTTTCCACCACGACCGACTGCCCGAGCAAGGCGCCGAGCTTGTTCGCCACGATACGCGCCACCACGTCGGTGCTGCCGCCGGCGGCGAAGCCGACGACCATTCGGACGGGATGGTCAGGGTAAGCAGCCTGGGCGTGCGCGCTGAACGAAATGAGCGCACCGATCCCTACTTGAGCAAGCAAGCGTTTCATGTCTCTTCCAGGTAGATAGTTTTGGTTGGGTGGCGGATTGCGCGTCGACACCCTTTGAAGCGATGGTAGCGAGCAACCGTGGCGACGGTGAAATAGAAAATTCCGCTGCTGCTATCAAGAGGCGGCATGCCTGGGGCTACTACTGCGGTGTTAACCCGAAGCAGCCTCCGCAGGCCCCGCGTAAACGCAAGTACGCCGCGCAGCCATCGCCGCGCGGCGTACATTCAAGGTCCAACGGAACGGAAGCGCTGGCGCGCTACCGGCCGCAGGATGTCAGTCGGCCTCCACCTTCATGGTCTTCAGCAACGGCTGCCACTTGTCGCTTTCCGCCTTGAGCCAGGACCTGAGCCCCTCCGGCGTCTGCTTGTCGAGCGGCACCACCTCTGCACCCAGGTCGTCAAGCCGCCTGGCGACGGCAGGATCTTTCAATGCCTGCTGCAGGGCCTTGGTCAGCCTGGCCGTGACCGCGGGCGGCGTACCCTTGGGCGCATAGATCCCATGCCAGACCTTCATCGAGAAGCCCTTCAGGCCGCCTTCCTGCAGCGTCGGCGCATTGGGCAGCGCCTTGATCCGGCTCGGTGTCGTCACGCCATACAGCTTGACGCGGTTGGCGTTGATATGCGACAGCGTCGAGGTGGTCTGGTCGCACAGCAGGTCCACCTGCCCGCCCAGCAAGGCCGTCAGCGCGGGCCCGGTGCCCTGGTAGGGAACGGAGGTCATCTTGACTTTGACTGCCTCCTCGAACAGCAGGCCGCATAGCTGCGAAACCGCGCCAAGGCCGGCATTGGCCAGCGAGACCTTTTCCTTGTTCTGCTGCACGTACTTGATCAGTTCCGCCGCGTTGGCCGGCGGCAGGTCCTTGCGGCCCAGCAGCGTCATCGGCACATCCGCCACCTGCCCGATGTACTCGAAATCCTTCAGCGGGCTGTAGGAGAGCTTTTTGTACAGCGCCGGCGCCGTCGCCATGCCATTGTGGTGGATCAGAATGGTGTA
Protein-coding regions in this window:
- a CDS encoding CaiB/BaiF CoA transferase family protein; its protein translation is MRPLDGITVVSLEHAIAAPFCTRQLADLGARVIKIERPKVGDFARGYDERVDGMSSHFAWTNRSKESLALDLKHQEAPAILQKILDKADVLVQNLAPGAADRLGLSYEALSQRYPGIVVCDISGYGNDGPYRDKKAYDLLIQAESGFVSITGTPESPSKAGCSIADIAAGMYAYTNILAALLQRGKTGKGAHIDVSMLESMVEWMSYPLYYAFDGATPPPRAGASHATIFPYGPFTAGDGKTIILGLQNEREWEAFCRVVLERPELTSDERFVTNSLRARSRVELTQIITDAFAALDIDHVVERLERAQIANARMNDMREVWNHPQLKARERWTSVRSPVGVIPALLPPGMPNAFEPRMDAIPALGEHSEHILRELGYTGDDVSRLRTEGAI
- a CDS encoding LysR family transcriptional regulator, with the protein product MHFDFADLRLFARIAEEENLSRGARKAFLSPAAASARLKALEDQLGTRLFYRESKGLALTPAGERLLRHTRVIERQFEHVKSEFEEYAKDSVGHIRIFANTTAVTEFMPEVLARFMSERPAVTVDLQERLTRDIIRGVLDGSADLGIISGPLNSEGLEVIHFSTDKLVLATPVGHPLTQKPNLAFEDTLDYEHVSLHEGSTLHAFLTELVRDQRRKLQIRIQIRSFEAMCRMIEAGVGIGVVPLSAALRHRQTMKIEIIELHEPWALRERAVIVRELEGLPGCAKALIDELIEVAQAAGGSPENALS
- a CDS encoding aldehyde dehydrogenase, producing the protein MKQYQMFIDGTFVNASDGRWFETQNPFTGKTWAEVARGTAADIDRAVQAADQAFRSGPWSEMTATQRGALLRKLGDLIARDAERLAEFEVQDNGKLLAEMGAQLKYLPQWFYYFGGLADKIEGTVIPLDKKGYFNYTRREPLGVVAAITPWNSPLMLLAWKIAPALAAGCTVVVKPSEFTSVSALELALLFEEAGFPAGVFNVVTGFGVEVGSPLVTHPLVKKVTFTGSDATGRVINQQCAAQFKHVSLELGGKSPNIVFNDANLDDAVNGAVSGIFAASGQTCIAGSRLLLQEDIHDIFVEKLLALASTAKLGNPMNASTQVGPITTPAQYEKVLSYIQIAQDEGAELLLGGKPASCGDGWFVEPTIFARVSPKMRIAQEEVFGPVLSILKFRDEADAIAIANDSCYGLGAGVWTSDIGRAFRMSEKIQAGTVWVNTYRAVSFMSPFGGYKDSGLGRENGIAAIESYLQTKSVWINTGAATGNPFMIR
- a CDS encoding thiamine pyrophosphate-dependent enzyme, with product MTTSTSKPGIDRRKFVAELLKQFPDALVVSGLGSPSYDVFAAGDRPGNFYLWGAMGGSTSLALGLAIAQPEKTVIAITGDGEQLMGIGSLATAAAQQQKNLNIVILDNGHFGETGMQQSHTSLGTNLAQVAKAVGVPTTLEISDIEELGNLAQAIRKAEGMTVAQVYISTDEPQRALPPRDGTFVKNRFREHLGFAPF
- a CDS encoding thiamine pyrophosphate-binding protein, with the protein product MTTNNSEPLAWQEDIFQVLKQNGVRQVAYVPDAGHSHVIRRAKADPEIRDVVLTTEEEGVGVVSGAWLGGERAVLLMQSSGVGNCVNMFSLLESCKFPFFTLVTMRGEYAEFNPWQNPMGLATQRALELMGITVYRVNSPEEAAELVDAGLVSAFDAGNRVAVLLSQSLIGRKKWMR
- a CDS encoding LysR family transcriptional regulator — its product is MDIKQLRALLAIAETGSATKAAELLRIVQPAVSRHVRLLEEELGVELFERERHGMVLTDAGRTLVEYGRRALQELDRAKAEITPASGAISGTAVIGLLPSTCELLAAELVATVKARHPQLVVRINVGYAGNLLQWLEAGDVEVALLYDTKSSPGLHVEALLDEQLYLVGPAGTLAPGEEQTVESFRDLPLILPNAPHGLRSVVEHACAVAGITPVVAVETNSLVVQKNLVGKGFGHTVLPSSAISEEMETGALAGAPIVSPNLSRRIVLAHAATRRLTPAASFVRAELVALMKRLVLDGAWPGASWISA
- a CDS encoding Bug family tripartite tricarboxylate transporter substrate binding protein; the protein is MKRLLAQVGIGALISFSAHAQAAYPDHPVRMVVGFAAGGSTDVVARIVANKLGALLGQSVVVENKAGAGGTIATDVVAKSPADGYTLLFGTSSHAINATLYKKLPYDPVNALVPVSVVAGVPMVLAVNPSVKANTARELVEDIKKNPGKYSYGSAGKGSAVHMAVELLQFQEHLKLTHVPFRGASQAIQSVISGDVQFITDAVSTAAPMIQSGRLKALAVTTATRSSVLPDVPTMKEAGYANYETSLWNMVMVPKGTPAPVIEKLSAALQTAVKDSEVRQRMEKIGVQPIVDSTPDKAARFVQAETRRWAEVIKAANIELD
- a CDS encoding tripartite tricarboxylate transporter substrate-binding protein, coding for MCVQAGKAMLAGMKWITCGALGLAFSAGALAADAYPSKPITLVVPFSAGGPTDVVSRALGQAMSKDLGQSVVVENKLGAGGTVAAAFVARAQPDGYTILIHHNGMATAPALYKKLSYSPLKDFEYIGQVADVPMTLLGRKDLPPANAAELIKYVQQNKEKVSLANAGLGAVSQLCGLLFEEAVKVKMTSVPYQGTGPALTALLGGQVDLLCDQTTSTLSHINANRVKLYGVTTPSRIKALPNAPTLQEGGLKGFSMKVWHGIYAPKGTPPAVTARLTKALQQALKDPAVARRLDDLGAEVVPLDKQTPEGLRSWLKAESDKWQPLLKTMKVEAD